Genomic window (Prosthecochloris aestuarii DSM 271):
TTCTTGTACTCGGCATAAGCTGTGCGGTAACGGTTGGTGTTGTTCTTGTTGTCCTGCTTCTTGCTATTCCTGAAAAACTGGCATCTCTTTTTCTTGATAACGGTACTGACGCAACCTATCGTCTTACTCTGGCCTTTATCTCGTTCAGCTGGCCTGCATTTCTGTGGAACGGCAGTAATGTTGTGTTCAGTTCTTATTTTACCGCTATTCATAAGCCGTTGCCGTCTGCGGTGATTGCATTGTCGAGAACCTTGTTCTTCCCGCTGATTTTTATCACTGTGCTGCCGATTTTTTTCGGTGATGCCGGTATCTTTGTCTCTTTTTCCATTGCCGAGTTTCTCACGTTTCTTATTGTGCTGCTGTTTTTTTCGGTCATGCGCCCCCAAAAAGTCATACAGCCGGCATCGGCGTGAATCTGGTGTGCGGGAAATCCTGCAGAACCATTTCAGATACGATTTTTCCGCTCAGAAGCACCAGCGGGATGCCACCGCCGGGATGGGTCGTACCGCCGGTAAAATAGAGGCCGGGGTGCTGGCGATGCTGAAGCGGAGGCCTGAAAAGAGCTGTCTGCATGGTATGACTTGCCCAGCCGTAGAGTGATCCCTTCCATGCATTGTGCTGTCGTTCGAAGTCATCGGCACTGAAGCTGTTGCAGCAGGCGATATCTTTTGCTTCCAGCTTGATCCCGAACTTTGACAGCCTGTCGAAGACAACCTTTTCATACCCTTTGCAGTCAAGAGGTGTTGTGGCTGGAGCGTTGACCATCACGAACCAGTTTTCGCATCCGTCGGGGGCATCGGTGCTTCCGGGGCGTTTACTGGAAATGGCAATGTAGATGGTTGGTTCTCGGGGGAGTTTTTTTTTGACAAAGATATCATCGAACTCTTCCCTGTAATGATCACTGAAGAGGATATTGTGATGTTCAAGCTCGCGAAATTGCTTCCTGACGCCAAGCTGCATGATATAGCCGGAGCAGGCAAGGTCGTGACGGAGCATATTGCGCCCTTCATGACTTTGCGGCAGCCATCGCTGATGGGCTGTTATGCTGTCTCCGTTACAGATTCTGATGCTGGCATCCAGAGCGTTAAGGTCATGAATTTCATGATTATAATGGAGCCTGACGCCCTGGCGTTCGGCAAGCAGGGCAAGTTGCTCGGGGATTCTTGCGATGCCGCCCTCCGGGTACCATGCCCCGAAAGAGGCTTCGACGTAGGGGATGATGGCAAATGTCGAGAGTGTCTTGAATGGTGATGAGCCGTTATAGGTCGCGAATCGATCAAATATCTGCAGCAGGTGTTTGTCGTTAAAAAATTTCTGATTAAAGGTCGCCATGCTCTGCATGTTCATGAATTTCGGCAGATGCTTTATGTGTTCGATCATCTCTGCGCCGAGAGCTTTCCACCAATCTCTGGGGGGGCGCTGAAGAAAGGCTGGAGCGGAAAGCGCATAAAGACCTTCAGCATAGTCGAGATATTTCCGGACAGCCGGCTGGTTCCAGAAGCTTCTGTCTTCATCAATGACCGTCCCGTCTGTCCAGTGGTAACGACAGGCGGGATCGACCGGTGTCAGCGGTATATGATCCTCCATTCGTTCTTCGCAGAACGCAAACAGGTCCTGCAGAATATGGGGCATGGTCATGAGTGAGGGTCCGCAATCCCACCGGAATGACCCTGAAGAGGTTGATTGGCGATGTTCGACAGCCTTTCCTCCGGGAACAGGGTTTTTTTCATACAGGTCGACAGCATACCCCATTTTTCCAAGCCTTGCGGCAGCGCTGAGCCCTCCTATTCCAGCTCCGACGATAGCAATACGCTGCATCTTAGCGGATAAGGTGAATGTCTTGCTGCGGGAAGGGAATATGGAGTCCGGCAGCTTCCAGATTTTCCTTGAACTGTCTGGTGAGGTCAAATTTAACGGGCCAGTAATTATCCTTTTCTACCCAGGCTCTTACCGTGATGTCTACAGAACTGGCTGCAAGTTCACTGACGACAATCTGAGGTTCAGGCGTTTTTTGTATTCTTGTCTCCCCGTCTATCACACGTCGAATGGTATCGATGCCGGTGCTGATATTGTCGCTATAGGATATTGAGAGGATGAAATCAACTCTGCGTGTGTCGTGGAAAGAATAATTGACAATGGAGTTGCCCCATACCGAATTGTTTGGAATGATAATCTGAACGTTATCGGGAGTAGCAAGTTCGGTCGTGAAGAGACTTAAGGCTTTGACCGTGCCCCCGTGTCCGCCAACCTCAACGTAGTTTCCTGTTCTGAAGGGACGGAAGATGAGCAGCATAACACCTGCGGCGATATTGGAGAGCGTTCCCTGTATGGCAAGTCCTACAGCAAGTCCGGCGGTTCCGAGCACGGCAATGATACTGGCGGTCTGAATGCCTACCTGGTTCAGAAATGCGGCGACAGAGAAGGCGATGATGGTGTATCGTACAAGGTTGGAGAGAAACTTCACCAGCATTTCGTCGATATCGGCTTTTTTGTGAAGCAGGTTTTCGATTTTCCTGTCGGTAAAACCGGCAATCTTTATGCCGATGAAGAGGATAATCAGGCCGGTAACGATTTTCAGGCCATAGGTGACGATAAGGTCAAGAATTTGCTGGGTGTTGATGTTCATCAGACCATTCGGTTCAGTTTGTTCATGAAAAGCTGGCCCGTAGCTGTCTTCTCTTCAGCGTCTGATAACAGCTACGGGTTGTAATGGTATTGTCAGGCTTTTTCTGGGTTGAAAAATTTGACTTCGAGGTTGTCATCTGGTTTTTGAGCGAGTTCATAGTGGCCTTTTCGCTCAATCGTCATGCTGCGTTTGGAAGCTGCTTCGACAAGTTTTGCGGTCATTTCGTCTGATTCGTCTGCAGGAAATTCAATATTGAAATACAGATCGAGCATGTGTGGTTCAGCTCCGAATTGAAACAGGTAGCCATTGTGATCCATGAAGACAAGATCCTCATAGGCATAGGTAACTTCATGGCCTACGTCAGCAGCAATTTCCCTGACGATGCCCAGGGCTCTGTGCGGTATGTTCATATCAGTATACTCCTTTCTGTTTAGCGATTGATCAAAATGGTGATGGTGACTTCTTCATTTCGGGTTCAATGCGGCTATTTTGTGCCTGTCGGTCGATACGCTCTGGCGATTCATCTTGTTGTATCTTATAACTTTAATTCGTGATAAATTGGTTCCCGTTACCTGGCTGCGTTTTTTTATTCTTTTGACACATGGGTCGCATCGTAAAGAAGATGTATTGCTGAGGCGTGTTTTGTTTTGCTTTTTTAGCTAAATCATGTTATTTATCTAAATATGTAAAGCTTTTTTGTGTTTTTTTTAAATTAAATACGATCGCTCATGACTGACAATGCTTATCAGGCCTGGGAAAAAGTTCTTGAATATGCGTCGGTGCCGCTTCATGGTACGATGTCGCGTAAAATCCGAAAAGGGGTCAGGCTTCAGATCGAGGAGGGGAAGGTTTTTGAGAATGCGGTTCTGTTTATCAGCGATCTGTTTCTGCGTGTGACGGAGGAGTCGCCGGAAGGAGAAAGTATCAATACCTATTATGATATCAACCGGATATCAAGTATCCGGACGTACAGCAGCAGGGAACAGTAGTTTTCGCCATCCGGCTCTGCCTGGTCTCCAAGACATCCTTTTGAAGGCGCAAAAAACACACAAGGCCGTTATCGCTGTAACGGCCTTGTGTGTTTTGTTTGTTTGTCATGCCTTTCTTCCGAGCTTTCAGAGCGGCTTATACCACACATTCATGCTTTCAATGCATCCGGAGATGTTGGTGTTGTTGACAAGCGTTCCGCTGAAGGTATATCCCGCCCGTCCGAAGGTGATATTCATACCTGCAGAGATTGCGCGGGCAATGGTATAGGCTGTTTTGATTTTTCGGTGTCGCATCTCCTGTTCCATCAGTTTCAGGAGTTGTCCTGCGAGATTATGCCCTCTCCATGAAGGAAGGGTTGCAAAATCGGTCATCTCGACATTTTCATGTTCGATATCCATTTCCGAAGAGGCCAGCGCGATCGTTTGAGCATTGGTTGCAGCTCTAAAATAGGCTATATGGCTCTTCATGGTCTGGCAGAGGTATTCCGGGTTGTCGATAGGAAATGGGTAGGTGGGAAAGACTGTCCGGTAGATGTTGCTCATTTCCGTGGCGTTGTCCGGCCGGCATTGCTGTAGGCTGAACTTTTCAGGGAGGGGCGGCAGTGACTTGACTTTTGCGGCTTTTGCTGAAGCAATGATGCCATTGATGGTTTCTCTGTCGTGCATACAGCTGCGTTTTCGATCGAGGTAGCGGGCCAGAAAATATGCAGTTTCTCTGCCATTGAAAAATCCGGGGATTTCAGCTTCGGTTACATAACCGTTGTCAAGAAATACCCTGGAGGCGGATGCCGGGACCTTAGCGAAAATCTTTGTATAGCCATTCTGTTCACCAAGGCGATCGATTTCTTTCACCAGTTGCGCCGGTGAAGCTGCGCCGGTATGCATGATGTATATTCTATTGCTTGACGGTCCATGCTGGATAACCGCTCCAAGCAGGTTGTCAATTCTGTCGGTGTGCATGAGCATGTTGTTCTTTGATATGGTCGGGAAAAAGTGGTGAAATGATCAGAAAGAGCAGGGCTGACAAACCGATGCCGTAGATGGTCGAATCAAGGCCGAGTTTGTCAAGTGGTGCGGGCAGGGTAATGATTTTTGTCATCAAGAGCAGGGTGAGGGTTCCGCCTCCCGCCATAGCGGCAAGAGCTCCGTTGGATGAGCTTTTTTTCCAGAACAGCGCTCCTGCGGTCGGGATGAAAAGACCGGAGACCATAAACGAGTAGGTATACAGGATCGCATTGAGCACCGTTGTAAAGCGTGCTGCCAGAACTGCTGCAGCTACCCCGACAAACAGGGTGACTACCATCGAAAGTCTGAGGCTATCGGGGTTGGCTTTCAGCCGCTTTTGAAGAAACGGCTTGAGCAGATCACTGGTGAAGTTTCCTGATGAGGCCATCATACAGCTGTCGGCTGTAGACATGATGGCTGAAAAATATGCTGCTATGATGATGCCTGTTACGCCAGCAGGCAATATATCGCGTATAAGCATTGGCATTGCCATTTCAGGGTCGGCTTCCGGGAAAACGACTCTTGCGCACATGCCGAGAAAAACACCGGCAAATGCCATAATCGGGTATTCGAAAAGTCCGGCGATGTACCATGCTTTTTTTGCGTCTTCGGCTGATCGGCACGCATACATTCTCTGGTAGAGGGTCATGGCGATGAACCAGATCGGGATGATCGTGATCATCCAGTTGATGAAGGTCGCCAGTGAGAGTGCCGTTAATGAGAAATGGGATTGTGGAAGCGTTGCTTTCATGACCTCAAAGCCGCCTATTGCCTGCAGCGTTACGGGAATAGTTACCACGATGAGGCCGACAAGAAGAATAATCCATTGAATGGTGTCAGTGTAAATGACTGCCTTGAGTCCTCCTGCAACGGTATAGACGATTGTCACAACGGCAATGATCAGCAGGGAAAACAGGATCGGTTCCATATTGAAAGGATTGTGCTGGAGAAAGGTCGCCGATGCCAGTTTGGCTCCTGCCAGCATCTGGGCTCCGGTAAAGCCGAGGTAGCCGATACCTGAAATGAGTGCTGCCGTCAATGCAACTCTCTTGTCATAGCGAAGCCTGAGAAAATCCGGATAGGTCATCAATCCGTGGGCGCGATCGATTTTTTTTATTTTCGGAATAACCAGAATTGCCGACAGCCATGCTCCGACAAGCCCGGTGAAAAGCAGCCATGCTCCTGACAGCCCCATTAGAAAGCCTGCTCCTCCGAGTCCGATTGAAAACCCTCCTCCTACGTCGGTGGCTACAATCGAGAGTCCGACATGGGAGGGTTTCATGTTTCGGTTGCCGACAAAATAATCCTCTTCACCCTTATTATGACGAAAATGATAGAAGCCTATGGAGAGCGTTACAGCCAGGTAGATACCGAAAATCACATAGTCAACACTACTCATAATGGCTTACTGTTCAGCTTTTCGGCGTGAATGCCTTGCGTTTGAGGCAGGAACAAGTGAAATGGTCTGGTCATGGTCGGAGAGGAGCTGCTCGATACCGATAGCTTTTGTTTCATCTGCGTCTTCGAGTTTGAGCAGGAGATCGCATGAATCGCAATTTCTGTCACAGAAGGTCGGTTCGTATGAGTCCGGTTCCTTATAGGTTGTAATGACGCCTTCATAATTTCTCAGGACTACTTTATTGGTAGACCATGAAATCAGGTAGTTCGGCATGACGGGTATTTTTCCGCCGCCTCCGGGAGCATCGATGACATACGTTGGAACACAGAATCCGCTGGTGTGACCGATAAGACTTTCAAGAATTTCGATGCCTTTTCCTACGGGTGTTCTGAAGTGCGATAAGCCTTCCGAAAGATCGCACTGGTAGAGGTAGTAAGGACGAACTCGATTTTTTACGAGCTGGTGTACCAGCGCTTTCATGATTCTCGGGCAGTCATTGATGCCTGAAAGCAGAACAGTCTGGTTGCCAAGAGGAATTCCGCCATCGGCCAGCATGCTGAGTGCGTTTCGTGCAGACTGGGTCATCTCTCTGGAATGGTTGAAATGGGTATTGACCCATACCGGCTGATGCTTTCTGAGTATTTGAACCAGTTCAGGCGTTATACGATAGGGAAGAACGACTGGCGTGCGTGTGCCGATACGGATGATTTCGACATGCTCAATCTTTCGAAGTTCCTCAAGAATCCAGTCGAGATAGTCATCGGGCAGCAGAAACGGATCCCCTCCGCTCAACAGTACATCTCTGATGGCCGGGTTGCTGCGGATGTAGTCTATCCCTTTGCTGATTGATGTTTTTGTGGGGATGGTATCCTGATCTCCCACCTTGCGTTTTCTTGTGCAGTGGCGGCAGTACATGGGGCAGGTATTGCTGACAAGCAGCAGCACCCTGTCCGGATATCGATGGGTGACACAAGGTGCGGGGCTGTCCTGATCTTCATGAAGAGGGTCGGCCATATCGCCTTTCATGATGTCAAGTTCATGATGGGATGGAACACTTTGACGAAAGACCGGATCGTTCTCCATATCCGAGGTGTTTATCAGAGAGAGGTAGTAGGGCGTGATGGACATCGGAAACTTTTTTACCGTCTCGTTGAACACATTGCGCTGGTCGGGGGAGAGGGTAATATTGAGAAGGGTTTCAAAGGTGTCCAGATCGCGGATGCTGTTTCGCATCTGCCACTTCCAGTCTTTCCAGTGTGATGATGTTGCTTCGTTGTCAATGGAGTTGATAATCTGTTCCTGAGTTGGTGATAATGGCATGGGATGGGTAACTGATTTCAGGGTTGCTGCCGGGATCATCGACTGGCATGTCGAGATGTCCGGCGAGTTTTTCAAGAAGCTCCGAAAGCGTGCATTGGTCCTGATCGGCCATTTTTCTGAAGGCCTGGGCGAACTGATCGTGCATCAGCTCAGGTACCGTCTTGAGCAGGTTCTGTCCAGCCGGAGTAATTCCTATCATGACTTTTCTCTGATCTTCCATGGAGCGGCTTCGGTGCAGAAGGCCACGGGATTCGAGACGATCCACGATCCCGTTGACCGTACTGACGCTCAAATGCAGTTGTGACGCGAGCGATGAGAGGGTCTGCGAGGTTGTATCGGAAAGATTGCGCAGGCAGAGAATCTGAGGGGAGGTGATATGACACTCCCTGTAGAGTTTTCTGGAATACACATCCAGCGCTCTGATTATGCGGCGCAAAGCATGAAGACCATTGACACTCGGATCATTGTCCCGGCTGGTATCCTGTGGCATTGTCGGAGATTTATTGTTCGTGCACAAATATTTCGTATGCGAAATAAAGCTTGTTCAGTGTACGAAATTATTTTTCACGATCAAAATCGATCATTTTCAATACCTTTTATGGGTTCTCAATTTTTTTTCTTGCTGCAAAGAGGTGTTTATGCTGAAGTCACTTGATGATCTGCTGCGATCGACACCATTGACCATCGATGTTGTTATCGAGCACGAATGGACAGGGGCGTTTCCAGTCAAAGGCGTTGAGATGGAGGCGACGGTGCTGTATGTGGAACTGCCTGAATATTATCGGCTTACTCTGGAGCTGGGCCCCGCCCCGATGCTGATCCATGGCAATATGTTTGTCGCCTGGCTTGAACGTCTGGTTGAACGCGCGGGAATTTCGGCAGTGTATTCTATAAGCGGTCTGTCAGTGTCGTTGATTTTTTCTTCGCTATGCGGGTCGGGCACTCCATGTATCGATGCGCTGCGCGTTGCCCGTCTTATGGGAGAAAACGATGTTTTCGGTTTTCAGCCGTCGATCGGAATAGGAAGCGGTGTGATCATGGCTGGTAGCGCATCGTTTAAAGCCTGCTCCCATTCTTCTCTTTCAGGTCGCCCTCTTCTTGTAGCCAACGCCTGCGCCAGGGTGAGACCTGCGGGACATTATGCCAGCTGTATCAGTTTGCCGGTTGCCGAGTGGAGTGAAAGCGTCTTTGATGATGTTTTTGCCCCCCGTCGCTTTCAGGATGCAGATCAGGAGGATGTTCATGAGGAGCCTCTTCTTTGGGAGCCGGGCCGCGCCAGAATGATTGATATTCCCGGAATCGGAGGATTGGAGATTCTCGATATCGCGAGTTTTATTCACTGGAACAGCCGGGACCGGGCGGAACAGAAATCCCGGGACTGGTTTGTTGAACTGCAGCGCAAGGGCTACTACAGAAAGTCGTGACCTGCAGGGCGAAGCGCTTCCTGAAGTGTTATCGCCGGGCTCTTTGGGTTTGTATGTTTTTTTGTGAGAATATGGCACAACATTCTGTTGTTGTGCTTCTTGCCAGGAGCCATTGTCTTATCATTCAATTTTCTGCAGCAACTTCAGTGCTGATTCTGGAACAGGTTCATGCTTCCGGCGACGATGAGTCGTTATCGGCTTCCTGAACTGCCCTTACAAATGCCCGTATTTTATCATGGTCTTTTCGCCCCGGCACTGATTCAACGCCGCTTGCCGTATCGACGGCATAGGGGCTGACAAGACGGATTGCCCTGCCTACATTTTCGGGCTTCAGCCCTCCTGCAAGAATAGCTGATCCTATCGATGCGGTTTCTTTGAATATCCGGATAGCTGTCGTGTCTTCAATGCTTTCACCCGTTCCTCCTGGCTGGCCCTCTCTGAACGCATCGAAGAGGAAGTTTCTGATTCCTGTTTTCCCGGCATAGCTTCTGACCTGATCCATGTGAAAAGATGGTCCTGCACGGAATACTCTGATAATTGATGGGGCGCTTACCGCAAGCGATGATTGGGCATCATAGGCTTCACTGTGCAATTGCGCGCAATGAAGATTGCAGCGTTCGCATATGCTGTTGATCTCATCAGGCGACTGCTCAACGAAGATACCTGTTGTTGTAATGAATGGCGGGATTGCCGATATGATGCTTCTGGCAGTTTGGGGCGTTACCGCTCTCGGGCTTGTTGTGCTGAAGTTAAAGCCAAGAGCATGAGCCCCTGCTTCGACAGCGGCCAGGGCATCTTCAAGCGTTGTAATGCCGCAGATTTTGATACGGGTCATGATAGGAAAAAGAAGTGGTGAATGGTGGTGTTTTTAAGGCTGGCATTGTTCCATGATATCAATTGGCGGTAACGCGGTATGCGCTGATTCGGGTACTCAGCGTCAAGATACTTGTTTTTTTTGGAAGCGTGTCGGGAGGGGAAATGAAAAAAGCGCTTCAGGACTTATGGTGAAGCGCTTTTTTTCTGCTGGGGCGGCAGGATTCGAACCTGCGCATGTCGCCTCCAAAGGGCGATGCCTTACCGCTTGGCCACGCCCCAGTGGCACGGTTTCAGCTCTGAAAACATGTGACGTATGATAAGAATAATAAATCAAAATCAAAAACCATTTTCAATGGTCCAGCACGGATGCAACAGTCGGCAGTGAGCAGTTTTTGAGTGCCATTCAATTATCTCCCACCAATCACTAATTACCAATCACCAATCACCAATCACTAATCACCAATCACTAATCACTAATCACCAATCACTAATCACCAATCACTAATCACTAATCACTAATCACCAATCACCTCAACCTGCCGTAAACACCAACAGCCCGGATGGTGCCGGGCTGTTGGTCGTATGTGGAAAACCTTTCAATCAGTAGCGGTAGTGCTCTGGTTTATAAGGGCCTTCGACAGGGACGCCGATATAATCGGCCTGTTCTTTTGACAGTGTGGTGAGTTTTACACCAATCTGTCCGAGGTGAAGTCGTGCAACCTCCTCGTCCAGTTCTTTAGGAAGACGGTAGACACCGGTTTCGTACTCTTTTGTCCAGAGTTCAAGCTGAGCAAGGGTCTGGTTCGTGAACGAGTTGCTCATGACGAACGACGGGTGACCGGTAGCACAGCCAAGGTTGACCAGGCGACCTTCAGCAAGCAGGTAGATAGAACGCCCATCTTCAAAGGTGTATTTGTCGACCTGCGGTTTGATGTTGGTTCTTGATGCACCTTCGAAGTTGTTGAGCATATCGACCTGGATTTCATTGTCGAAATGGCCGATATTGCAGATGATGGCTTCGTCCCTCATCTGTTTCATGTGCTCAAGGGTAATGACGTCTTTGTTGCCTGTCGTGGTGACAAAAATGTTGCCTTCTTTGACGGCTTCTTCCATGGTCGTGACCTCAAAGCCTTCCATCGATGCCTGAAGGGCACAGATCGGATCGATTTCTGTCACAATGACGCGTGAGCCATAGGTGCGCATGGAGTGGGCACAGCCCTTTCCGACATCACCGTATCCCAGCACAACAACGATTTTTCCTGCTAACATAACGTCAGTTGCACGCTTGATGCCGTCAGCAAGCGATTCACGACAGCCGTACAGGTTGTCAAACTTCGATTTGGTGACCGAGTCGTTGACGTTGATGGCAGGGAAGAGCAGTTCGCCTTTTTCCATCATCTGGTAGAGTCTGTGTACGCCGGTGGTTGTTTCCTCGGAAACGCCCTTGATTTCAGCTGCAACTTTGTGCCAGTGCTGGTTGTCGCTTTCGAACACCTCTTTGAGCTGGCCGTAAAGCG
Coding sequences:
- a CDS encoding phosphoribosylanthranilate isomerase, whose product is MTRIKICGITTLEDALAAVEAGAHALGFNFSTTSPRAVTPQTARSIISAIPPFITTTGIFVEQSPDEINSICERCNLHCAQLHSEAYDAQSSLAVSAPSIIRVFRAGPSFHMDQVRSYAGKTGIRNFLFDAFREGQPGGTGESIEDTTAIRIFKETASIGSAILAGGLKPENVGRAIRLVSPYAVDTASGVESVPGRKDHDKIRAFVRAVQEADNDSSSPEA
- a CDS encoding sodium:solute symporter family protein, with protein sequence MSSVDYVIFGIYLAVTLSIGFYHFRHNKGEEDYFVGNRNMKPSHVGLSIVATDVGGGFSIGLGGAGFLMGLSGAWLLFTGLVGAWLSAILVIPKIKKIDRAHGLMTYPDFLRLRYDKRVALTAALISGIGYLGFTGAQMLAGAKLASATFLQHNPFNMEPILFSLLIIAVVTIVYTVAGGLKAVIYTDTIQWIILLVGLIVVTIPVTLQAIGGFEVMKATLPQSHFSLTALSLATFINWMITIIPIWFIAMTLYQRMYACRSAEDAKKAWYIAGLFEYPIMAFAGVFLGMCARVVFPEADPEMAMPMLIRDILPAGVTGIIIAAYFSAIMSTADSCMMASSGNFTSDLLKPFLQKRLKANPDSLRLSMVVTLFVGVAAAVLAARFTTVLNAILYTYSFMVSGLFIPTAGALFWKKSSSNGALAAMAGGGTLTLLLMTKIITLPAPLDKLGLDSTIYGIGLSALLFLIISPLFPDHIKEQHAHAHRQN
- the ablB gene encoding putative beta-lysine N-acetyltransferase, coding for MLMHTDRIDNLLGAVIQHGPSSNRIYIMHTGAASPAQLVKEIDRLGEQNGYTKIFAKVPASASRVFLDNGYVTEAEIPGFFNGRETAYFLARYLDRKRSCMHDRETINGIIASAKAAKVKSLPPLPEKFSLQQCRPDNATEMSNIYRTVFPTYPFPIDNPEYLCQTMKSHIAYFRAATNAQTIALASSEMDIEHENVEMTDFATLPSWRGHNLAGQLLKLMEQEMRHRKIKTAYTIARAISAGMNITFGRAGYTFSGTLVNNTNISGCIESMNVWYKPL
- a CDS encoding phytoene desaturase family protein, whose protein sequence is MQRIAIVGAGIGGLSAAARLGKMGYAVDLYEKNPVPGGKAVEHRQSTSSGSFRWDCGPSLMTMPHILQDLFAFCEERMEDHIPLTPVDPACRYHWTDGTVIDEDRSFWNQPAVRKYLDYAEGLYALSAPAFLQRPPRDWWKALGAEMIEHIKHLPKFMNMQSMATFNQKFFNDKHLLQIFDRFATYNGSSPFKTLSTFAIIPYVEASFGAWYPEGGIARIPEQLALLAERQGVRLHYNHEIHDLNALDASIRICNGDSITAHQRWLPQSHEGRNMLRHDLACSGYIMQLGVRKQFRELEHHNILFSDHYREEFDDIFVKKKLPREPTIYIAISSKRPGSTDAPDGCENWFVMVNAPATTPLDCKGYEKVVFDRLSKFGIKLEAKDIACCNSFSADDFERQHNAWKGSLYGWASHTMQTALFRPPLQHRQHPGLYFTGGTTHPGGGIPLVLLSGKIVSEMVLQDFPHTRFTPMPAV
- a CDS encoding mechanosensitive ion channel family protein yields the protein MNINTQQILDLIVTYGLKIVTGLIILFIGIKIAGFTDRKIENLLHKKADIDEMLVKFLSNLVRYTIIAFSVAAFLNQVGIQTASIIAVLGTAGLAVGLAIQGTLSNIAAGVMLLIFRPFRTGNYVEVGGHGGTVKALSLFTTELATPDNVQIIIPNNSVWGNSIVNYSFHDTRRVDFILSISYSDNISTGIDTIRRVIDGETRIQKTPEPQIVVSELAASSVDITVRAWVEKDNYWPVKFDLTRQFKENLEAAGLHIPFPQQDIHLIR
- a CDS encoding MarR family winged helix-turn-helix transcriptional regulator produces the protein MPQDTSRDNDPSVNGLHALRRIIRALDVYSRKLYRECHITSPQILCLRNLSDTTSQTLSSLASQLHLSVSTVNGIVDRLESRGLLHRSRSMEDQRKVMIGITPAGQNLLKTVPELMHDQFAQAFRKMADQDQCTLSELLEKLAGHLDMPVDDPGSNPEISYPSHAIITNSGTDYQLH
- the ahcY gene encoding adenosylhomocysteinase; protein product: MTTDTAVLDYKVADISLAEWGRKEIEIAEKEMPGLMATRAKYEGQQPLKGARITGSLHMTIQTAVLIETLVELGAEVRWASCNIFSTQDHAAAAIAAAGVPVFAWKGETLEEYWWCTRQALAFDGGKGPNMIVDDGGDATLMIILGYKIENNPALLDVTPGNAEEKALYGQLKEVFESDNQHWHKVAAEIKGVSEETTTGVHRLYQMMEKGELLFPAINVNDSVTKSKFDNLYGCRESLADGIKRATDVMLAGKIVVVLGYGDVGKGCAHSMRTYGSRVIVTEIDPICALQASMEGFEVTTMEEAVKEGNIFVTTTGNKDVITLEHMKQMRDEAIICNIGHFDNEIQVDMLNNFEGASRTNIKPQVDKYTFEDGRSIYLLAEGRLVNLGCATGHPSFVMSNSFTNQTLAQLELWTKEYETGVYRLPKELDEEVARLHLGQIGVKLTTLSKEQADYIGVPVEGPYKPEHYRY
- the ablA gene encoding lysine 2,3-aminomutase, with protein sequence MPLSPTQEQIINSIDNEATSSHWKDWKWQMRNSIRDLDTFETLLNITLSPDQRNVFNETVKKFPMSITPYYLSLINTSDMENDPVFRQSVPSHHELDIMKGDMADPLHEDQDSPAPCVTHRYPDRVLLLVSNTCPMYCRHCTRKRKVGDQDTIPTKTSISKGIDYIRSNPAIRDVLLSGGDPFLLPDDYLDWILEELRKIEHVEIIRIGTRTPVVLPYRITPELVQILRKHQPVWVNTHFNHSREMTQSARNALSMLADGGIPLGNQTVLLSGINDCPRIMKALVHQLVKNRVRPYYLYQCDLSEGLSHFRTPVGKGIEILESLIGHTSGFCVPTYVIDAPGGGGKIPVMPNYLISWSTNKVVLRNYEGVITTYKEPDSYEPTFCDRNCDSCDLLLKLEDADETKAIGIEQLLSDHDQTISLVPASNARHSRRKAEQ